A genomic stretch from Lysobacter soyae includes:
- a CDS encoding DUF475 domain-containing protein: MKDFRWSFIVTFICLAIAGWWGTRTGMGIGNALWLALVLGVLEVSLSFDNAVVNAGVLRDMDAFWRRMFLTVGILVAVFGMRLVFPIVIVAVAAHVPLVSVIDMALSRPAEYSQHLHEAYPSIAAFGSMFLLLVFLNFLFDTARERHWLGGFERKMSQLGKLDSIATMVALCVLFATRWFVPETLQHSVLVAGMAGIILYVGVDLIASLFGESEHVDDNGVVTVVKRTGVAAFIYLEVLDASFSFDGVIGAFAITRDVVIIMLGLAIGAMFVRSMTIHLVKRGTLNQYVYLEHGAHYAIGVLAVIMLAGIVHHVPEWITGLLGVVFIAASLMSSVRFNRAQRGAPQADA; the protein is encoded by the coding sequence ATGAAGGATTTTCGCTGGTCGTTCATTGTCACCTTTATCTGCCTGGCCATTGCGGGCTGGTGGGGCACTCGGACGGGCATGGGCATCGGCAACGCCCTGTGGCTGGCACTGGTTCTCGGGGTTTTGGAAGTCTCGCTGTCGTTCGACAACGCCGTGGTCAACGCTGGAGTTCTGCGCGACATGGATGCCTTCTGGCGGCGGATGTTTCTGACCGTCGGTATTTTGGTGGCTGTGTTCGGTATGCGACTGGTTTTCCCGATCGTGATTGTGGCGGTGGCGGCGCACGTGCCGTTGGTGTCAGTGATTGATATGGCCCTCAGCCGCCCGGCCGAATATTCACAGCATCTCCATGAGGCCTACCCGTCGATCGCCGCCTTCGGTTCGATGTTCCTGTTGTTGGTTTTCTTGAACTTCCTGTTCGACACCGCGCGTGAGCGCCATTGGCTCGGCGGTTTCGAACGCAAGATGTCGCAACTCGGCAAGCTAGACAGCATCGCGACCATGGTCGCCTTGTGCGTCCTGTTCGCAACACGCTGGTTCGTGCCGGAGACGCTGCAGCACAGTGTTCTTGTCGCTGGCATGGCTGGCATCATTTTGTACGTGGGCGTCGATCTGATCGCGAGCCTCTTCGGTGAATCCGAACACGTCGACGACAACGGCGTCGTCACCGTGGTCAAACGCACCGGCGTGGCCGCCTTCATCTACTTGGAAGTCCTGGATGCGTCGTTCTCTTTTGACGGCGTCATCGGCGCATTCGCGATCACCCGCGATGTCGTAATCATCATGCTGGGTCTTGCCATCGGCGCGATGTTCGTTCGCTCGATGACCATCCATCTGGTCAAACGTGGCACGCTCAATCAATACGTGTATCTCGAGCACGGTGCGCATTACGCCATCGGCGTGCTGGCCGTGATCATGCTGGCGGGCATCGTCCACCACGTTCCCGAGTGGATCACGGGACTGCTCGGCGTCGTGTTCATCGCAGCCTCGCTGATGAGTTCGGTGCGTTTCAATCGCGCCCAGCGCGGCGCGCCTCAAGCCGACGCATAA
- a CDS encoding type B 50S ribosomal protein L31 → MKPELHPEYREVVFQDMTSDFKFLTRSTLGSKETVKWEDGNEYPLIKVDISSASHPFYTGQNKIVDTSGRIDKFKKRYAK, encoded by the coding sequence ATGAAGCCCGAACTCCATCCTGAATACCGCGAAGTCGTTTTCCAAGACATGACTTCCGATTTCAAGTTCCTCACCCGTTCGACCCTTGGCAGCAAGGAAACGGTGAAATGGGAAGACGGCAACGAATACCCGCTGATCAAAGTGGATATCTCGTCGGCCTCGCACCCGTTCTACACCGGTCAGAACAAAATCGTCGACACCAGCGGTCGCATCGACAAGTTCAAGAAGCGCTACGCCAAGTAA
- a CDS encoding citrate synthase, giving the protein MAALSVGDKATQLPVIEPVLGQPCIDIAKLPKETGHFTYDNGFTATASCRSAITYIDGDAGVLLYRGYPIEQLAEKSSFLEVAYLLMNGEVPSKDEFAKFESEVTHHSMLNERFKQFVEGFHHDAHPMAMMMGMLGSMASFYHNNLDYEDPEQRRLAAIRLIAKVPTIAALCYRHRIGWPSAYPRNNLEYVNRFLHNMFEVPSEPLDLNPVAAKALDLLFILHADHEQNASTSTVRLVGSTGANPYACVASGVAALWGPAHGGANEAVLKMLEEIGTASNVQSAVDKAKDKESGFRLMGFGHRVYKNFDPRAKIIREMTYKVLNDLGVQDPLLDVAMKLEEAALKDDYFVQRKLYPNVDFYSGIIYKALNIPAEMFTVMFAIARTAGWVSHWLEQQNDPENKIGRPRQVYTGAATRDFPNR; this is encoded by the coding sequence ATGGCCGCCCTGAGTGTGGGCGACAAAGCAACCCAGTTGCCGGTGATCGAGCCAGTGCTGGGACAACCCTGCATTGATATCGCCAAGCTGCCGAAGGAGACCGGTCATTTCACCTACGACAATGGATTCACAGCGACAGCTTCCTGCCGCTCTGCGATCACCTATATCGATGGCGACGCCGGTGTCTTGTTGTATCGCGGCTATCCCATCGAGCAATTGGCCGAAAAATCCAGCTTCCTGGAAGTCGCCTATTTGTTGATGAACGGCGAAGTGCCGTCCAAAGACGAATTCGCAAAATTCGAAAGCGAAGTCACCCACCACTCCATGCTCAACGAACGCTTCAAGCAGTTCGTTGAAGGTTTCCATCACGACGCGCACCCGATGGCGATGATGATGGGCATGTTGGGCTCGATGGCGAGCTTCTATCACAACAATCTCGACTACGAAGATCCGGAACAACGTCGTTTGGCGGCGATTCGTCTGATTGCCAAAGTTCCGACTATTGCCGCGTTGTGCTATCGCCATCGCATCGGCTGGCCGAGCGCGTATCCGCGTAACAACCTCGAATATGTGAATCGCTTCCTGCACAACATGTTCGAAGTGCCGAGCGAGCCCTTGGATTTGAATCCTGTTGCGGCCAAGGCCTTGGATCTGCTGTTCATCCTGCACGCCGATCACGAGCAAAACGCTTCCACCTCGACGGTGCGCCTGGTAGGTTCCACCGGTGCCAATCCGTACGCCTGTGTGGCTTCGGGGGTCGCCGCGCTTTGGGGTCCGGCACATGGCGGCGCCAACGAAGCCGTGCTGAAAATGCTCGAAGAAATCGGTACCGCATCAAACGTGCAAAGTGCCGTCGACAAAGCCAAGGACAAGGAATCAGGCTTCCGTCTGATGGGCTTCGGTCACCGCGTTTACAAGAACTTCGATCCGCGCGCGAAGATCATCCGCGAAATGACCTACAAGGTCTTGAACGATCTCGGCGTGCAAGATCCGTTGCTCGACGTTGCCATGAAGCTGGAAGAAGCCGCGTTGAAGGATGATTACTTCGTGCAACGCAAGCTTTACCCGAATGTGGATTTCTACAGCGGCATCATTTACAAGGCATTGAACATCCCGGCGGAAATGTTCACCGTCATGTTCGCGATCGCGCGTACCGCCGGTTGGGTCTCGCATTGGTTGGAACAACAGAACGATCCGGAGAACAAGATCGGACGCCCGCGTCAGGTCTATACCGGCGCCGCGACCCGCGATTTCCCGAATCGCTGA
- a CDS encoding winged helix-turn-helix domain-containing protein, with product MRILLVEDDRATAKFIVNGLTEEGHLVEHADCGRDGLFLGMTEPFDLLILDRMLPDPDGLAILKALRAAGHTTPALVLSALGDVEHRVEGLRTGADDYMCKPFAFSELSARVAGLLRRGTGGAVQAVATKLVVDTLELDLLKHTAKRGVRSIALQPREFKLLEQLMRHAGEVVTRTMLLELVWDYHFDPQTNVIDVHVSKLRQKVEADGERPLIHTIRGVGYRLGE from the coding sequence ATGCGCATTTTGTTGGTCGAAGACGACCGTGCCACGGCGAAGTTCATCGTCAACGGGCTGACGGAAGAAGGGCATTTGGTCGAGCACGCTGATTGCGGGCGCGACGGATTGTTCCTTGGCATGACCGAACCTTTCGACCTCCTCATTTTGGATCGCATGCTGCCCGATCCTGACGGACTGGCGATCTTGAAGGCGTTGCGTGCGGCGGGACACACCACCCCCGCACTGGTGCTCAGTGCCTTGGGTGATGTCGAACACCGTGTCGAAGGCTTGCGAACCGGCGCCGATGACTACATGTGCAAGCCGTTCGCATTCTCGGAACTGAGCGCGCGCGTGGCCGGACTGCTTCGTCGTGGCACGGGCGGTGCGGTGCAGGCAGTCGCCACCAAATTGGTGGTGGATACACTCGAGTTGGACTTGTTGAAACACACCGCCAAACGCGGTGTCCGCAGCATTGCGCTGCAGCCTCGCGAGTTCAAACTCTTGGAACAATTGATGCGACACGCCGGTGAGGTGGTCACGCGGACGATGTTGTTGGAATTGGTCTGGGATTATCACTTCGACCCGCAAACGAATGTCATCGATGTGCACGTGAGCAAACTTCGACAGAAAGTCGAAGCCGACGGTGAGCGGCCCCTGATTCATACCATTCGTGGCGTCGGCTACCGGTTGGGCGAATGA
- a CDS encoding HAMP domain-containing sensor histidine kinase: MNFLRPFSTSARLTLLIASTYLLLLFVLGAGVYYKVSAQLEDDTRNFVMADAQELRSIHALNGDAVFLREVDSRSADPEDSDMFYSVLDARGVTLAGQTYPLPGVPAAKRWLSFRLTDAGRTRVIARTFRLGGMTLISGMQTRAEDGFLQAMLRAAWMSLVLAAALSVLTAWLISKWMNLRLMRLSDTAGLVASGQIGRRVDVDHSGDAFDRMGVEINHMLDRIEELIGGVRQVSDQIAHDLRTPLTHLRNDLVELKMDIAHGRLDAHGVDRSIAKTDQLLATFSAILRVSKLESEPLPPRLATLDLATLCADAAELYQPVAQEKGITIDLSLASATIQGERDQLFQMVVNLLDNAIKYSPVGSRVLVLTQSEGAGARVRVMDAGVGIPVSDRQRVFNRFERLETHRGTPGNGLGLSLVRAIVMRHGGTIALNDAHPGLCVDISLPAMPTPA, translated from the coding sequence ATGAACTTTCTGCGTCCGTTTTCCACCAGTGCGCGCCTGACACTGTTGATTGCCAGCACATACCTATTGTTGCTCTTCGTGCTCGGCGCCGGCGTGTATTACAAAGTCTCCGCACAGCTTGAGGACGACACGCGAAATTTCGTGATGGCAGATGCGCAGGAACTGCGGTCGATTCATGCGTTGAACGGCGATGCCGTGTTCTTGCGTGAGGTGGATTCGCGCAGTGCGGATCCCGAAGACAGCGACATGTTCTATTCGGTATTGGATGCGCGCGGCGTGACACTGGCCGGACAAACTTATCCGCTGCCGGGCGTTCCGGCGGCAAAGCGCTGGCTCAGTTTCAGATTGACGGATGCGGGGCGGACACGGGTCATTGCGCGGACTTTCAGATTGGGCGGCATGACCCTGATTTCAGGGATGCAAACCCGCGCGGAGGACGGGTTCTTGCAGGCGATGTTACGTGCAGCCTGGATGAGCTTGGTGTTGGCCGCCGCGTTGAGCGTCCTGACGGCTTGGCTCATATCCAAATGGATGAATCTCCGCCTGATGCGCTTGAGCGATACCGCAGGCCTCGTTGCATCCGGACAAATCGGACGACGCGTGGATGTCGACCACTCCGGAGACGCCTTCGACCGGATGGGTGTCGAGATCAATCACATGCTGGATCGCATCGAAGAGTTGATCGGTGGTGTCAGGCAAGTCAGCGACCAAATCGCGCATGATTTGCGCACGCCGCTGACGCACCTGCGCAACGACCTGGTCGAATTGAAGATGGACATCGCGCACGGACGTCTGGACGCGCACGGCGTGGATCGCTCGATTGCCAAGACCGATCAATTGCTGGCTACCTTTTCCGCCATTCTCCGCGTTTCCAAGCTCGAGTCGGAACCATTGCCACCGCGTCTGGCCACCTTGGATCTAGCCACGTTGTGCGCCGATGCCGCAGAACTCTACCAGCCCGTGGCACAGGAAAAAGGCATCACGATCGACCTTTCGCTCGCGTCGGCAACAATCCAGGGCGAACGCGATCAACTGTTCCAAATGGTGGTCAACTTGTTGGACAACGCGATCAAGTATTCACCCGTGGGCAGTCGGGTGCTCGTCTTGACGCAAAGCGAAGGTGCCGGCGCGCGTGTCCGCGTCATGGATGCCGGCGTGGGTATTCCAGTGTCAGACCGTCAGCGTGTGTTCAATCGATTCGAACGACTCGAGACCCACCGGGGAACACCGGGCAACGGCTTGGGCTTGAGCTTGGTTCGTGCCATCGTGATGCGCCATGGTGGCACGATCGCATTGAATGACGCACACCCGGGTTTGTGTGTCGACATCAGCCTTCCAGCAATGCCGACACCTGCTTGA
- a CDS encoding penicillin-binding protein 1A produces MPSIPRVLRFGLLAGLILFLLGVLAAGILYWRVSSKLPDVSELKNVELQEPLTVYAADGRLMGLFGEGRRYPVDIKNVPEQVKNAFIAAEDADFYHHGGVDFKGLFRAVYLLATTDDKRVPGGSTITMQVAKQFYQENQARDYSAKFSQILLARKIEANLSKDEILELYLNKSFFGNRNYGIAAAAEYYYGKKLEQLTLGELTTLVGTPKFPTTANPLANPERNEDRRNNYILPRMVQFGYVSQAEADAAAREPMHAGRHQREIEVYAPYVAEMVRQEMLQRYGKDALEKGYRVTTTIDPDKQLAAELAVRQGLRAYDHRHGWRGAEKHFDLPANASNEVIAAKLNAFPTQSGLRAVIVTGPSGNDGMKAVDADGNAVDLPASMAASWPGRTPASLFKRGDVARVRETKDKTWVLDQLPKAQASLISIDPMNGALKALIGGFSFNGTPFNRATQARRQPGSSFKPFLYAASFEKGYNPTSIVLDAPVVFRDRANHVWRPQNDGGGFSGPIALREALVRSKNLVSVRLLDAIGVDYARRYISHFGFDEKELPRNLSMSLGAATLRPIDVARGYAAFANGGFRVNVWFIDTVVDSDGKTIFKENPALACRGCTGASSTATAANAAPAAPDVVDGFNLGGAPQPAKAVAKDAPSKPAAKAAALPAGAIVAPRAIDERVAYQLNSMMRDVVKRGTATAARSLNREDVGGKTGSTNDHRDAWFTGFGGNLVTVVWVGRDDDKTLGYGEYGGKAALPIWIDYMGTALKGVPDSPVEPPSGMVQIKNGEWIKEEDQDVIEDYIDYSQAPKAEQSAEEAAPTEETYDIF; encoded by the coding sequence ATGCCCTCGATCCCCCGCGTCCTCCGTTTCGGCCTGCTGGCCGGCCTGATCCTCTTTCTCCTCGGCGTTTTGGCCGCCGGCATCCTTTACTGGCGCGTGAGCAGCAAGCTGCCCGACGTGTCCGAACTGAAGAATGTGGAACTGCAAGAACCGCTGACCGTGTACGCGGCCGACGGTCGCCTGATGGGCCTGTTCGGGGAAGGACGCCGCTACCCGGTCGATATCAAGAACGTGCCGGAGCAGGTCAAGAACGCCTTTATCGCGGCGGAAGACGCCGACTTCTACCACCATGGCGGCGTGGACTTCAAAGGGTTGTTCCGGGCGGTCTATCTTTTGGCCACGACCGATGACAAGCGCGTGCCCGGCGGCTCCACCATCACCATGCAGGTCGCCAAGCAGTTCTATCAAGAGAACCAAGCGCGTGATTACAGTGCCAAGTTCTCGCAAATCCTGCTGGCCCGGAAAATCGAAGCCAACTTGAGCAAGGATGAAATACTCGAGCTTTACTTGAACAAGAGCTTCTTCGGCAATCGCAATTACGGCATCGCGGCGGCGGCCGAGTACTACTACGGCAAGAAGCTCGAACAATTGACTCTGGGTGAGTTGACCACGCTGGTCGGCACGCCGAAATTCCCGACAACCGCTAATCCGCTGGCGAATCCCGAACGGAACGAGGATCGCCGTAACAACTACATCCTGCCGAGAATGGTCCAGTTCGGCTACGTGAGCCAGGCGGAAGCCGATGCCGCAGCCCGCGAGCCCATGCATGCCGGTCGGCATCAACGTGAGATTGAGGTCTATGCCCCTTACGTGGCGGAAATGGTTCGCCAAGAGATGCTGCAACGCTACGGCAAAGACGCGTTGGAGAAAGGCTATCGCGTCACCACAACCATCGACCCGGATAAGCAATTGGCCGCCGAACTTGCCGTGCGCCAAGGATTGCGCGCCTATGATCATCGTCATGGCTGGCGCGGGGCGGAAAAACACTTCGATCTGCCGGCGAATGCCTCGAATGAAGTGATCGCGGCGAAATTGAATGCGTTCCCGACCCAATCGGGATTGCGCGCCGTGATCGTTACCGGACCGTCGGGCAACGACGGGATGAAAGCCGTCGATGCCGACGGTAATGCGGTGGATCTGCCCGCCTCCATGGCTGCATCCTGGCCCGGCCGCACGCCCGCCAGCCTGTTCAAACGCGGCGATGTGGCGCGTGTGCGCGAAACCAAAGACAAAACCTGGGTGTTGGACCAACTGCCGAAGGCCCAAGCGTCGCTGATCTCGATCGACCCCATGAACGGCGCCCTGAAAGCCTTGATCGGTGGTTTCAGCTTCAACGGCACGCCGTTCAACCGCGCGACGCAAGCACGTCGCCAGCCAGGCTCCAGCTTCAAACCCTTCTTATATGCGGCGTCGTTTGAAAAGGGTTACAACCCGACTTCCATCGTGCTGGACGCGCCGGTCGTATTCCGCGACCGCGCCAATCACGTCTGGCGCCCGCAAAATGACGGCGGCGGCTTCTCCGGCCCCATCGCCTTGCGTGAAGCGTTGGTCCGCTCGAAGAATCTGGTGTCAGTCCGTTTGTTGGACGCCATCGGTGTGGACTATGCGCGCCGCTACATTTCGCACTTCGGCTTTGATGAGAAAGAACTGCCGCGCAATCTGTCGATGTCGCTCGGCGCGGCAACCCTGCGCCCGATCGACGTAGCACGCGGCTACGCGGCATTCGCCAACGGCGGCTTCCGCGTCAATGTGTGGTTTATCGACACGGTGGTCGATAGCGACGGCAAGACGATATTCAAAGAGAATCCGGCGCTCGCCTGCCGCGGCTGCACCGGGGCGTCGAGCACGGCCACCGCGGCGAACGCCGCGCCCGCAGCACCTGACGTGGTGGACGGATTCAATCTTGGCGGTGCGCCGCAACCCGCCAAGGCGGTCGCCAAAGACGCACCGAGCAAACCCGCCGCCAAAGCCGCAGCGCTGCCGGCCGGGGCGATCGTCGCGCCGCGTGCCATTGACGAGCGCGTTGCCTATCAGTTGAACTCAATGATGCGTGACGTTGTGAAACGCGGCACGGCGACCGCCGCGCGCAGCCTCAATCGCGAGGATGTCGGCGGCAAGACCGGGTCGACCAATGATCACCGGGATGCTTGGTTCACCGGATTCGGTGGAAACTTGGTGACGGTGGTTTGGGTCGGCCGCGACGACGACAAAACGCTCGGCTATGGCGAATACGGCGGCAAGGCCGCTTTGCCGATCTGGATCGACTACATGGGAACGGCCCTGAAGGGTGTGCCGGACAGCCCGGTCGAACCGCCATCAGGCATGGTGCAGATCAAAAACGGCGAATGGATCAAAGAAGAAGACCAAGACGTGATCGAGGATTACATCGATTATTCGCAGGCGCCCAAAGCGGAACAAAGCGCGGAAGAAGCGGCACCGACCGAAGAGACCTACGACATCTTCTAG
- a CDS encoding pilus assembly protein PilM yields MGFIRKSSAPLVGVDISSTAVKLLQLSRSGTGYRVENYAVEPLPANAVVEKSLADIDAVGQAIRRAAERAGIKTKGAAAAVPGSSVISRVIPMAANLSEEDMEAQVEVEAGNYVPYPMEEVNYDFEVLGPMPNAPDSVQVLLVASRSENVEARQAALEMGGLEAKLVDVEAFAIENAFSLIVPQLTAKKDGLVALVDIGASMTTINVLQQGRSQYLREQQFGGKQLTDEIMRRYGLSYEEAGRAKRLGGLPDTYEVEVLEPFKDSLAQQVGRLLQFYYASSQYNRVDQIVVAGGCASIPGIAQVIEENLGVPTIVANPLAQMTLDRRVQANALALDAPALMIACGLAMRSFD; encoded by the coding sequence GTGGGGTTTATTCGAAAGTCGAGCGCGCCGCTTGTCGGCGTGGATATCAGCAGCACGGCCGTAAAGCTGTTGCAGCTGTCCAGGAGCGGCACCGGCTATCGCGTGGAAAACTACGCGGTTGAGCCCTTGCCGGCGAACGCCGTAGTTGAAAAGTCCCTCGCGGATATCGATGCGGTCGGACAAGCCATTCGCCGCGCCGCCGAACGTGCGGGCATCAAGACCAAAGGCGCCGCCGCCGCTGTTCCGGGCTCCAGCGTGATCAGCCGGGTGATCCCCATGGCCGCCAACCTCAGTGAAGAGGACATGGAAGCCCAGGTGGAAGTCGAGGCCGGCAACTATGTGCCTTACCCGATGGAAGAAGTGAATTACGACTTCGAAGTCCTCGGTCCGATGCCGAACGCCCCTGATTCGGTACAGGTGCTGCTGGTCGCATCGCGCTCCGAAAACGTCGAAGCCCGACAGGCAGCCCTTGAAATGGGCGGTCTGGAGGCGAAATTGGTCGATGTCGAAGCATTTGCCATCGAAAACGCATTCAGCTTGATCGTTCCGCAGCTGACGGCAAAAAAAGACGGCTTGGTGGCGCTGGTGGATATCGGCGCGTCAATGACCACCATCAATGTGTTGCAACAAGGTCGCAGCCAATATCTGCGCGAGCAGCAATTCGGCGGTAAGCAATTGACCGACGAAATCATGCGCCGCTACGGCTTGAGCTATGAAGAAGCCGGCCGTGCCAAGCGTTTGGGCGGACTGCCGGACACCTATGAAGTGGAAGTGCTGGAGCCCTTCAAGGATTCACTGGCACAGCAAGTAGGTCGTTTGCTCCAGTTCTACTATGCGAGCAGCCAATACAACCGTGTGGACCAAATCGTGGTGGCCGGCGGCTGTGCCTCCATCCCGGGCATCGCCCAGGTCATTGAAGAAAACCTCGGCGTGCCCACCATCGTCGCGAACCCGCTTGCACAAATGACCTTGGATCGTCGCGTGCAGGCGAATGCATTGGCACTGGACGCCCCGGCTTTGATGATTGCCTGCGGCCTCGCGATGAGGAGCTTCGACTAA
- a CDS encoding PilN domain-containing protein: MAKINLLPWRAERQRQRQKEFQLMMGGAAVIGLVLSGLWYLYNVNQISGQTERNTYLEAEIVKIDKEIEEIKTLNQKRDDLLARKTAVEKLQANRFQMVHLFDAIVRTLPEGVVLTSIKQEGEILTLDGRSQSNARVATYMRNLESSGWMTNPQVNVIEVGGAPANGTITSSENLMPYLFTLKVNLANPNAPRDPNAEPTPDPIPVQMTQQPAASVTPVVQNTVDKMTSTQPAPPAQPGAPATAPAPQPASAPQVAPNQTPGK, encoded by the coding sequence ATGGCAAAAATCAATCTATTGCCGTGGCGCGCAGAGCGCCAACGCCAGCGTCAGAAAGAATTCCAATTGATGATGGGCGGTGCCGCCGTCATCGGCTTGGTCTTGTCCGGTCTCTGGTATTTGTACAACGTCAATCAGATCAGCGGGCAAACAGAGCGCAACACCTATCTCGAAGCTGAAATTGTCAAAATCGACAAGGAAATCGAAGAGATCAAGACGCTGAACCAAAAGCGTGACGATCTCTTGGCGCGCAAGACCGCGGTTGAGAAACTGCAAGCCAACCGTTTCCAAATGGTGCATTTATTTGATGCGATCGTTCGCACCTTGCCGGAAGGCGTGGTGTTGACCTCGATCAAACAGGAAGGCGAAATCCTCACCTTGGACGGCCGCTCGCAATCCAATGCGCGCGTCGCCACTTACATGCGCAATCTTGAAAGCTCGGGTTGGATGACCAATCCGCAGGTGAATGTGATCGAAGTCGGTGGTGCACCGGCTAACGGGACGATCACCAGCAGCGAAAACCTGATGCCCTATCTGTTCACGCTGAAAGTGAACTTGGCCAACCCGAATGCGCCGCGTGATCCCAATGCGGAACCGACGCCGGACCCGATTCCTGTGCAAATGACCCAGCAGCCCGCCGCCAGCGTGACGCCGGTTGTCCAAAACACAGTAGACAAGATGACGTCGACGCAACCGGCACCTCCGGCTCAACCCGGTGCACCGGCAACCGCGCCGGCGCCGCAACCGGCATCGGCGCCGCAAGTTGCGCCGAACCAAACTCCGGGGAAATAA
- a CDS encoding type 4a pilus biogenesis protein PilO: protein MAKQKLDLNNIGAWPRSYQLGFCGFVVALIVGLAWLLLFRGQSEELTNLEQKESELRGTFEKKASDAANLEPLKAQLAQMEIDLKQMLRQLPSRTEMPDMIVDISQSALGAGLRVDSFKPGDEHKQDVYAEKPIDISLAGSFHQFGDFMSRVASLPRVVIMNMTNVALTPRDKSKGGGLEMKGTVKTYRYLDETEVQADAKAEADKKKAEAKK, encoded by the coding sequence ATGGCCAAGCAAAAACTTGATTTGAATAACATCGGCGCGTGGCCGCGTTCATACCAACTCGGCTTCTGCGGTTTCGTGGTCGCGCTGATTGTCGGCCTGGCATGGTTGCTCTTGTTCCGTGGCCAATCCGAAGAATTGACCAACCTCGAGCAGAAGGAATCGGAACTGCGCGGCACTTTTGAAAAGAAGGCCTCCGACGCAGCCAATCTGGAGCCGCTCAAGGCGCAACTGGCTCAGATGGAAATCGACTTGAAGCAAATGCTCCGTCAGCTTCCGAGCCGCACCGAAATGCCGGACATGATTGTCGACATTTCCCAATCGGCGCTTGGCGCGGGCCTCCGGGTGGACAGCTTCAAACCGGGTGACGAGCACAAACAAGACGTTTATGCCGAGAAGCCGATCGATATTTCCTTGGCCGGCAGCTTCCACCAATTCGGTGACTTCATGAGCCGGGTCGCTTCGCTTCCTCGCGTTGTCATCATGAACATGACCAATGTGGCGCTGACACCGCGAGACAAGTCGAAAGGCGGCGGTCTCGAGATGAAGGGCACGGTCAAGACCTACCGCTACCTCGATGAGACCGAAGTGCAGGCCGATGCGAAGGCAGAAGCCGACAAGAAGAAAGCGGAGGCCAAGAAGTGA
- a CDS encoding pilus assembly protein PilP, with the protein MKNASIRLQRLAVIALAAISLVACTRSVTSSPNEPKDLEKWVKDTRAKPGQPLKPLDPIAPFETFVYQAGTLPDPFDLQGKADSLSSSRPDSGRRRQPLEAYPLDALKMVGTLGRGNSIVALIMAPDKVAYRVPIGAYIGQNEGRVTVIREDHIELVELQPDGAGGWLQRNATISLNQ; encoded by the coding sequence ATGAAGAACGCAAGCATCCGTTTGCAACGACTCGCCGTCATCGCGCTTGCCGCGATCTCGCTGGTCGCTTGTACGCGCTCGGTCACTTCCAGCCCGAACGAACCGAAAGATCTTGAAAAGTGGGTCAAAGACACGCGGGCGAAGCCGGGACAACCGCTCAAGCCCCTGGACCCGATCGCGCCTTTCGAAACGTTCGTGTACCAAGCCGGTACCTTGCCTGATCCGTTTGATTTGCAAGGCAAGGCCGATAGTCTGAGTTCCTCGCGGCCGGATTCCGGACGCCGTCGTCAGCCGCTTGAGGCGTATCCTTTGGATGCCTTGAAGATGGTCGGGACCCTCGGTCGCGGCAACTCGATTGTGGCCTTGATCATGGCGCCGGACAAAGTGGCATACCGGGTCCCGATCGGGGCTTATATCGGCCAAAACGAAGGCCGGGTAACGGTCATCCGTGAAGACCATATCGAACTGGTGGAGCTGCAACCCGATGGGGCGGGTGGTTGGCTGCAACGCAATGCAACGATTAGTTTGAACCAATAA